The genomic DNA CGCTGTTTGCATTGGGACTCACAAATTTATCCAGCATGCCATTTTTACCCTTCATCGCCGCCTTCATCTTTTGGGTGGGGATGATGGAATATCGTCAGGTCGACATCGCTTCGCAGGTCAAAGATCTCCGCGTCCGCGACGCAATGCTGCGACAGTTCTGTGTTGCGTCGATCGACAGCACCGTGGCGGAATTCGCGCAGCGCGCCGCCGATGAATTGCAACGCGCCTTCCCCGTGGTCGACAACGGCGTCTACCGCGGCTTATTGCCGATGGAACCACTGGCCATCGCGATGCAGACCGCCGCGGGGCAACAGCGGACGGTGGGTGAGATCATGCGTTGGGAATCGATCACCGTCGACGAAAACGATCTCCTGGAAGAGGTCTTGGTCGGCATGCCTCGCGACGCCACGCAAGTTCCCGTTCTCGATTCGCAAAACAAAGTTGTCGGCCTGCTGGACACCGACAGCTGCTTACGCCGCGTCGCGTTGCGCTCGGGAGCGTCGAACCAACCTGCAGCCCCCGTCAGTATCGACTATTATTCACCTCCTGGAGACGAACGTTAGCCCACCCACCTCACGAGCCCACCCATGAGCCAACGCCCCGCCGCGCTTCTCATCCTGTTGTCGTTGTTCGGCCACGCTGTTGCCGACGATTCCATCCAAACCCGCCCTCTGAAGCCGACCCCGCAAGATTCCGACGACGCCACAACGAAAGGGCAATGGTCCGATGACGGGCCGCCGCGATTGCTGTCGTTGCCCGCAGATCCCGCTGCGGCGATGGCTGCCGGGATCGACCGCTTCTTGCTGGAAAAGCTATCGGCCGCCGATAACGCCCGGCACCAGTATTGGCGAGATGCCGATGCGGTCGCCAAGAACGTTCCTTTTCTGAGCCGACAACTGGGGCTAGAACCCGAGCGATACCCAACCGATCTTCAATGGGAATCGCCACCGTTGCGAACCAGCGACCGCTTCGAAGTCCATGCTGTCCGCTGGCCCGTCCTCTCCCATCCCGCCCCTCCGAGCGTCACCGAACCGGGCACGCCCGCCGGATTGCAATTGCAGCCATCGCTGTGGGGCGAGGGGCTGCTGTGGCTGCCTCGCAAAGCCAATGGATCCTCCGTCGTAATGCTCTCCCACGACGGCGAACCGTCCTTCTGGTCCGAACCGATCGCCGAGGATCAACGCGTGCGATGCGAGACGCTCGCCGCCCAAGGCTTTACGGTCCTCGAAGTCGCCACGACCGGTCACGACCGGATCCAACATGGCGGGGCCAAATTGCCGCGCCGCGAATACCTCAACCGCGCCGCCTTTGAACTCGGCCGGACTTTGGTCGGCTACGAAATTCAAACCGTCCAATCGGCGATCGATTGGCTGGCCCAGCAACCTGCGGCATCCAAAGCCGACGACGCCCAAGTCATCGTGGCAGGATGGGGCGAAGGAGGCCGCACGGCGCTGATCAGCGCCGCACTCGAACCGCGAATCGACCTGACGATCGTCGCCGGCTACTTCGGCCCGCGTGACCAAGTCTGGCAAGAACCGGCCGACCGCAACGTCTTCGGTCTGCAGAACCGCTTTGCCGACGCAGAACTTGCCGCCGCGATCGCGCCGCGAAAACTGGTCATCCAAACCGAGCCCCGCTTCGCGCTCGAAGAATCGGGGGATGCCGGAGCGAGCCCCGCCTCTTGGCATTCGCCGAGCCAGGCCGAAGCACAACAAGAGTTCGACCGAATCGCAAGCGTGCTGTCGGGAATCGGCCAACCGCTCGAGACGCCAGCACACGCCAAACTGATCTCCGACGAAAAGTCCGATCTACTGAACGACATCATCTGCCCGGCGCTGGACATGCCGGTGGCGCCAGCGGTTGCTGTGAAGTACGCAAAGACCGAGGCCAGCGAAGCGGCGGCGACCGGGAAACGGAGCGCGATCGATCGGCGCGCCCGTCGGTTGGCGATGATCGATCGCCACACCCAAGCGTTGCTGGAGGAGAGCGAATACGAGCGGGGCAAGTTCATGAACTTGGGGCACTCGCGAACGATTGCCAACAATGCTCACAACCAGCTCGACACCTCCTCACCCGCCGCCTATGAAAAGTCGGTGGAGCGGTTCCGCAAGATCTTTCGCGAGCAAGTGGTTGGATGGTACGACCAACCGAAACTGCCCGCCAACCCGCGGTCGCTGAAATCGTATCAAGGAACCGGTTGGACGGGGCACGACGTCGTCTTGGATGTCTTTCCCAACGTGTTTGCCTACGGCGTGCTGTTGGTCCCCAACGACATCCCCGCCGGTGAGCAGCGGCCCGTCGTCGTCTGCCAACATGGACTGGAAGGGCAACCGAGCGATACCTTCGCCAACGACCATCGCGCCTATCACGACTACGCAGCCAAACTGGCCGAAGCCGGCTACATCGTCTTCGCCCCACAGAACCCCTACAAAGGCAAAGACGCATTCCGCACGCTGCAACGCAAATCGTACCCCGTCGGCAAGACGCTGTTTTCGATCATCGCGGCGCAGCATCAACAGATCCTCGACTGGCTGAAAACGATCCCCAGCGTCGATCCCCAGCGGATCGCATTCTACGGATTGTCGTATGGGGGCAAATCGGCGATGCGTTTGCCAGCCCTGCTGCCCGATTATTGCCTGTCGATCTGCAGCGCCGACTTTAACGACTGGGTCTGGAAAAACGCTTCGACGCGCGCCCGGTACAGCTACATCGGAACCGGCGAATACGAGATCTATGAGTTTGGCCTTGGGAAGACCTTTAACTATGCCGAGATGGCGGCACTGATCGCGCCGCGTCCGTTTATGGTCGAACGAGGACACTACGATGGCGTGGGGCCCGACGATCGCGTGGCCAAGGAGTTCGCCAAGGCGAGGTTCCTGTACGCGGCGCGATTGAAATTGCCCGAGCGATGCGAAATCGAATGGTTCGACGGGCCTCACATGATTAATGCCGTTGGCAGCTTTGAATTTCTCGATCGCCATCTACGCAGCGGCGACGTGAAGCCTCCGTCGGCAAACGATTAACTTGGCTCGCGATCGCGTGATGTTTCCAGCAGACGTTCGTTCCGGCGGCGTTGGCGATAGTACTTCAGCCCCGGAAAGAAGAACGATGCGGCGGCGACGACACCGAAGATCAGGTGGGCTTGCGCCGGCCAAACCGCCATCGCGACAGCCGATAATAACAACGCGACGACTTGGATGTAGAATGCCCCGCTGAGCATCGCGGCTTTGACGACAAAGACCATCGCTGCGATCACACCCAGCAGCGGAGTCAGGCTGAGCACGGGCAAGCCCAACTGAGCCTCCATCGGAAAGAGCGCAGCGATTCCCAGCATGCTTGCCGCCCAGACGTGTGC from Rosistilla carotiformis includes the following:
- a CDS encoding alpha/beta hydrolase family protein; protein product: MSQRPAALLILLSLFGHAVADDSIQTRPLKPTPQDSDDATTKGQWSDDGPPRLLSLPADPAAAMAAGIDRFLLEKLSAADNARHQYWRDADAVAKNVPFLSRQLGLEPERYPTDLQWESPPLRTSDRFEVHAVRWPVLSHPAPPSVTEPGTPAGLQLQPSLWGEGLLWLPRKANGSSVVMLSHDGEPSFWSEPIAEDQRVRCETLAAQGFTVLEVATTGHDRIQHGGAKLPRREYLNRAAFELGRTLVGYEIQTVQSAIDWLAQQPAASKADDAQVIVAGWGEGGRTALISAALEPRIDLTIVAGYFGPRDQVWQEPADRNVFGLQNRFADAELAAAIAPRKLVIQTEPRFALEESGDAGASPASWHSPSQAEAQQEFDRIASVLSGIGQPLETPAHAKLISDEKSDLLNDIICPALDMPVAPAVAVKYAKTEASEAAATGKRSAIDRRARRLAMIDRHTQALLEESEYERGKFMNLGHSRTIANNAHNQLDTSSPAAYEKSVERFRKIFREQVVGWYDQPKLPANPRSLKSYQGTGWTGHDVVLDVFPNVFAYGVLLVPNDIPAGEQRPVVVCQHGLEGQPSDTFANDHRAYHDYAAKLAEAGYIVFAPQNPYKGKDAFRTLQRKSYPVGKTLFSIIAAQHQQILDWLKTIPSVDPQRIAFYGLSYGGKSAMRLPALLPDYCLSICSADFNDWVWKNASTRARYSYIGTGEYEIYEFGLGKTFNYAEMAALIAPRPFMVERGHYDGVGPDDRVAKEFAKARFLYAARLKLPERCEIEWFDGPHMINAVGSFEFLDRHLRSGDVKPPSAND